The Streptomyces bacillaris sequence CGATGTGGGCGGTCATGACCGAGTCGATACGCGCCCGGACCGCGGCCCGGAACGGCGGCGCGTCCAGCTCCTCCCACTCCTGCCGGGTGTGCTCGATGACGGGCAGCCCCGTGTGGCTGTCGGTGTTGGTGTCACCGTGGCCCGGGAAGTGCTTGGCGGTGGCCGCGACCCCGGCACCCTGGTACCCCTTCACCTGCGCCGCGACCAGGTCGGCCACCGACGCGGGGTCGGAGCCGAAGGAGCGTACGCCGATGACGGGGTTGGCCGGGTTGACGTTGACGTCGGCGTCGGGGGCGTAGTTCTGCTTGATGCCGAGCGCGGCCAGCTCGGTGCCCGCGATCCGGGCCGCCCGCCGGGTGTCGGAGCGCGAGCCGCCCGCGCCGAGTGCCATCGCGCCCGGCAGCAGCGTCGCGGGCTCCCCGACCCGGCAGACGATGCCGTGTTCCTGGTCGGTGGAGATGAGGAGCGGGATGCGGTGGCGCTCGGCCAGGGCGGCCCGCTGGATGCCGTTGGAGAGGGCGGCGATCTGGTGCGGGTCGCGGGTGTTGTGGGCCCAGGTGAAGTAGATGATTCCGCCGACGTGGTAGGCGGAGACCAGCTCGGCGGCCGTGCGGACCCCGATCTCGCGGAGGTTGGCGTCGATGTCGGCCTGGTCGGGGTCGGTGGCGGAGTGCCCGTACACCCGCATGACGAAGAGCTGGCCGACCTTCTCCTCCAGGCTCATCCCGGCGATGATCCACCGCAGCCGGCGGTCGGTGGAGGCGTCGTGGTGGCCGGACGCGGGGTGGTGCCCGGAAGCGGCGTGTGCGGAGGCGGGACCTGCGGTGGCGAGGGCGCCGGTGGCCGCGGCCACCGTGGCGGCGGCGGTGACGGTGAGGAGGGTGCGTCGTGAGGTGCGGTGGGGCACGTGTTAGCTCCTTCCTTGCCTGAAAGAAACTTCCAAGATGATACGGATATAGGGGAAGTAACTTTCGGTCAAGGGGGCGGGGGCGGACCGGGAGCGACACGCGCGCGAAGGAGTGGCCGCCCTGCGTCCCGTCTCAGACGGTCGTGAACGCCAGCACCGTGTTGTGCCCGCCGAAGCCGAGCGAGTGGCTGAGCGCGAGGCGCACGCGCTGCGGACGGGCGGCCCCGTGGACGAGGTCGATACCCGCCGTGGCGGCGTCGGGGGCCGTGAACCCGGCGGTGGGCGGTACGGTCCCGCGGACGACGGTCAGCACGGTGAGCGCCGCCTCGATCGCCCCGGCCGCGCCCATGGTGTGCCCGAGGACCCCTTTGGCCGAGGTGACCGAGGGGACTTGGAGACCTGTCCCGTACAGCTCGCGGATCGCCGTGGCCTCCACCGCGTCGTTGAGCGCGGTGGAGGTGCCGTGCGCGTTGATGTGATCGACCTCGCCCGGCCTGTGGCCCGCCCCGGCCAGCGCCAGGGCCGTCGCCGCCCGCAGCCCGGCGCCTTCGGGGTGCGGGGCGGTGGCGTGGTGGGCGTCGCCGGTGGCCCCGAACCCGGCCAGGAACGCCAGGGGCCGGGCCGTACGGGCGGTGGCGTGGGCGGTGCGTTCCAGGACGAGCACCCCGCACCCCTCGCCCAGCACGAACCCGTCCCGGTCCCGGTCGAACGGGCGTGAGGCCCCGCCCGGACCGTCCTCCCGCCGCGACAGCGCGCCCAGCTTGGCGAAGGCCGAGGCGCACAGGGGCGTGACCATGGCATCCGTACCGCCCGCCACGGCGACATCGCACACCCCGGCCCGTAACAGCAGAGCCGCCGTGATGATCGCCGTCGCCCCCGAGGCGCAGGCGCTGGAGGTCTGCAACGCGGGCCCGGTGGCGCCGAGTTCGAGGGCGAGCTGACCGGCGGCCATGTTCGGCAGGAAGGCCGGGAGCGTCATCGGGGAGAGCGCGCGGGGGCCGGAGGCGAGCAGCTTGCGGTGCTGCGCCTCCAGCGTGGCGACCCCGCCCGCCGCCGTGCCCACGACCACCGCGACCCGCCCGGGGTCCCACCGCCCCGGCTCCAGCCCTGCGGAGGCGAGGGCCTCGCGGGCGGCGGTGAGCAGGAACCGGGTGGCGGGGTCGAACCGCCAGAGCCGCCCCCGCACCCCTTCCTCCGCCGGAGGCGCCACCCGGCAGGCGAGCCGCACCGGCGCACCCGCTTCCGTCAGTACGGGGTCGACGCGCGCGGTCGCCCGCCCGGCGCACACCGTCTCCCAGGTGGCCTCGGTGCCGGTGCCGCCGGGTGTCACCAGCCCGATGCCGGTGACGGCGATGTCGTCGCTCACGGTGTGCCGTTCGCCGTGCTCGCCGTTGTGCTCGCGGCCGTGCTCGCGGCTGTGGCCGAATCGAGCAGAGCCGTCACCGAGCGGGCCACCTCGTCCACGGTCAGCTCGGCGGTGGCCTCGGAGTCGTCGAGCGGAACGCCCCACTCCTCCTGGAGGGTGACGTACAGCTCCACGACGGCCAGGGAGTCCAGCTCCAGGTCACCGAGGGTGGCGTCGGGGCGTATGAGATCGGCGGCGACCTCGAACTTGTCGGTGAGCAGGGTCACGAGGTGGGTGTAGACGTGTTCCATCGGGGGCTCCTCACAGGGGTGATGACGGTACGAAGACGGGGGAAGCGGCAGCGGGGGAGGTCGAGGTGGAGGCAGGGGCGGCGTCCGGCTCCGCGGTCGGCGGTCCGGTGGCCGAGTGCTCCGTCGGTTGTCCGGCATCCGGTTCCTCGGCCAGTGGCGTGACGTCGGGCCAGGTCAGGGCGGTGGACGCCCAGGTGAAGCCACCGCCGAACGCAGTGAGCAGGGTGCGCTCGCCGGGCACCACCGCCCGGTGCACGGCCGGGTCGGCCAGCACCAGGGGGACGGAGGCGGCGGCGGTGTTGCCCAGCTCGCGGATGTTGCCGTACCGGTGGGCGGGCGCGATGCCCAGCCGGTCACCGACCGAGTCCAGGATCCGCTGGTTGGCCTGGTGGCCGATGAACGCCCGTACGGAAGGGGCTCCCCAGCCCGCCCGCCGCAGCACGGCCTCGGAGGACCGGGTCATCCGGCGTACGGCGTGGGCGTAGACGGCACGGCCCTCCATGTGGAAGAAGTGCGCGTCCGGGCCGGGCGGCGGCAGCCGGCGTGGGTGTCGGGCACCGCCGCCCGGGATCGTGATCGCGGCCCGGCCCGCGCCGTCCGAGCCGAGGTCGGTGGCGTGGACGGCCCCGGGCTCGTCCCGCCCGCCGGGCCGCAGGAGCACGGCCCCGGCCCCGTCACCGAAGATCGGGGCGGTGGTCCGGTCGGCGGGGTCGACGATCGCGGTGTAGGTCTCGGCCGCGATGACCAGGGGCGCGGCGCAGACCCCACCGCGTACGAGCCCCGCCGCGACGGACAGGGCGTACAGGAACCCCGAGCAGACCGCCGACACGTCGAACGCGCCCACCGTCCCGAGCCCGAGCCGGTGGGCCACCTCCGGGGCGGTGGCCGGGCACGGGTGGTCGGGCGTGGAGGTGGCGAGCAGGACGAGGTCCGGGCGGACGCCCCCGGCGGAGGCGAGCGCCGCCCGGCCCGCGCCGACCGCCAGGTCGCCGGTGCTGGTGCCGGGGGAGACGTGGCGGCGGCGCTCGATGCCGGTACGGGCCCGGATCCAGCCGGGGTCGGTGAGCAGGGCGCCGCGCGCGATGACGGCGTCGTTGTCGACCACGCGCGGCGGGAGGCAGGAGCCGATGCCGGAGATGACGGCGGTGGGGGTGACGGCGGGAGGAACGGCGGGGTTCTCGTGGGTCCGCATCGTCAGCCCGTGGCCGCGAAGGGGGAGGGCGGCTTCGGGTGCCCGGCCAGCCCACCGTCGGGTACGGCAAGACCACCGTCGACGACCAGCGCGTGCCCGGTGACGAACGAGGAGGCGGGGGAGGCGAGGAAGAGCGTCGCCCCGACCACCTCGTCCACCGTGGCCCAACGCCCCAGCGGCACATGGCTGGTGAGCCACTCCGACAGGGCACCGGCCTCGCTGGCGAAGGCGGTCATGTCCGTACGCGTCCACCCCGGGCAGAGCGCGTTGACCCGCACCCCGCTCCGGGCCCAGCCGACCGCCAGACTCCGCGCCAGCGACAACTGGGCCGCCTTCGTGGCCGCGTACGCCTCCATCATCGGGGTGCCGACGATCCCGGCGATCGACGACATCAGCACCAGGCTGGCCCGCTCCGACTCCACCAGATACGGGTGGGCGGCCCGGCAGACGGCGGCCGTGGCGTTGAGGTTGACCGAGACGACGGTCTCCCAGTCCCGCTGCTCGGCGTGCTGGAGCGGCACCAGCAGCGGGCTGCCGTCCTCGGCGGCGGGCAGGGTCCCCGCGTTGTGCACGACGACGTCGAGCCCGCCGAGCGCGGCGGCGGCCCGGTCGACGAGCGCCGCCGCCACCCCCGGCTCCGCCAGGTCCCCGTCGAGCGCCACGGCCTTGCGGCCCCGCTCCGCCACCGCCCGTACGGTGGCGTCCAGCGCGGGCAGGGTCCGGGCGGTCACGGCGAGGTCGCACCCGGCGTCGGCGAGGGCCTCGGCGACGGCCCGGCCGATGCCCCGGGAGCCGCCGGTGACCAGGGCGCGGGCGCCGTCCAGGCGGAAGAGGTCGAGAGCGTTCATGACAGGTTCCTTTCCGGCGTACGGGGTCGGGGTACGGAGCGGTCGGCGGCGGCGGTCGGTACGGGCATCAGGGCGTCGGCCCCGCTCCAGGTGAGGAGGGCGCTGCCCCAGGTCATCCCGGCGCCGAAGACGGTGAGCAGCACCCGGTCCCCGGGGCGCAGTCCGTGCCGGGCAGCGGCGGCGGCGAGCGCGTAGGCGGCGCTGGCCGCCCCGATGTTGCCGACCTCGTCACCGACGACGACCAACCGCTCCGGCGGGATGCCGAGTTCGCCGCCGAGCCGCCGCAGCAGTACGGGGTTGGGCTGGTGGCAGACGAAGCACGCGATGTCCGCCACGCCGAGCCCGGCCCGGTCCAGGGCCTCGGTGATCAGCCGGGGCAGCACGTCGACGATGAACCGGCTGACGCTCCGCCCGTCCATGTGGATGCGATGGCTCCCGGCGGCGAGCGTGGCCGGGGCGGCGGGCAGCCGGCTGCCGCCGCCGGGGATCAGGACGAGCCCGGCCTGCGTCCCGTCGGAGCCGAGCCGGAAGTCCGCGAACCCGTGCCCCTCGGCCACCGGCCCCAGGACGGTGGCCGCCGCCCCGTCGGCGAAGAGGACGGAGGTGCCCCGGTCGGTGGGGTCGAGGAACTTCGAGTACGCCTCCACGCCGACGACCACCGCGTAGCCGTCCCGCTCGGACCCGCGCAGCCAGTCGTACGCCACCTTGGCGGCGAAGAGCCAGCCCGAGCAGGCCGCGCCGACGTCCAGGGCGACGGCCCGGTGGGCGCCGACGAGGGCCTGGACCCGGCAGGCGGTGGAGGGTCCCAGCTCGTCGGGGGTGGAGGTGGCGCAGACCAGCAGCCCGACGTCCGCGATCCCGACACCCGCCGCCTCGACCGCCGAGCGGACGGCGTGGGCGGCGAGGTCGGAGGCCGCCTCGTCGGGTCCGGCGACATGGCGGGTCAGGACGCCGGTACGCTCCCCGATCCACTGGGCGGTCACCCCGGCGTCCCGGGCCACTTCC is a genomic window containing:
- a CDS encoding 3-oxoacyl-ACP synthase III family protein — translated: MTAVRRIGVLGLGTHLPAGVRDNEEVARDAGVTAQWIGERTGVLTRHVAGPDEAASDLAAHAVRSAVEAAGVGIADVGLLVCATSTPDELGPSTACRVQALVGAHRAVALDVGAACSGWLFAAKVAYDWLRGSERDGYAVVVGVEAYSKFLDPTDRGTSVLFADGAAATVLGPVAEGHGFADFRLGSDGTQAGLVLIPGGGSRLPAAPATLAAGSHRIHMDGRSVSRFIVDVLPRLITEALDRAGLGVADIACFVCHQPNPVLLRRLGGELGIPPERLVVVGDEVGNIGAASAAYALAAAAARHGLRPGDRVLLTVFGAGMTWGSALLTWSGADALMPVPTAAADRSVPRPRTPERNLS
- a CDS encoding beta-ketoacyl-ACP synthase III, yielding MRTHENPAVPPAVTPTAVISGIGSCLPPRVVDNDAVIARGALLTDPGWIRARTGIERRRHVSPGTSTGDLAVGAGRAALASAGGVRPDLVLLATSTPDHPCPATAPEVAHRLGLGTVGAFDVSAVCSGFLYALSVAAGLVRGGVCAAPLVIAAETYTAIVDPADRTTAPIFGDGAGAVLLRPGGRDEPGAVHATDLGSDGAGRAAITIPGGGARHPRRLPPPGPDAHFFHMEGRAVYAHAVRRMTRSSEAVLRRAGWGAPSVRAFIGHQANQRILDSVGDRLGIAPAHRYGNIRELGNTAAASVPLVLADPAVHRAVVPGERTLLTAFGGGFTWASTALTWPDVTPLAEEPDAGQPTEHSATGPPTAEPDAAPASTSTSPAAASPVFVPSSPL
- a CDS encoding SDR family NAD(P)-dependent oxidoreductase, coding for MNALDLFRLDGARALVTGGSRGIGRAVAEALADAGCDLAVTARTLPALDATVRAVAERGRKAVALDGDLAEPGVAAALVDRAAAALGGLDVVVHNAGTLPAAEDGSPLLVPLQHAEQRDWETVVSVNLNATAAVCRAAHPYLVESERASLVLMSSIAGIVGTPMMEAYAATKAAQLSLARSLAVGWARSGVRVNALCPGWTRTDMTAFASEAGALSEWLTSHVPLGRWATVDEVVGATLFLASPASSFVTGHALVVDGGLAVPDGGLAGHPKPPSPFAATG
- a CDS encoding phosphopantetheine-binding protein → MEHVYTHLVTLLTDKFEVAADLIRPDATLGDLELDSLAVVELYVTLQEEWGVPLDDSEATAELTVDEVARSVTALLDSATAASTAASTTASTANGTP
- a CDS encoding beta-ketoacyl-[acyl-carrier-protein] synthase family protein, translated to MSDDIAVTGIGLVTPGGTGTEATWETVCAGRATARVDPVLTEAGAPVRLACRVAPPAEEGVRGRLWRFDPATRFLLTAAREALASAGLEPGRWDPGRVAVVVGTAAGGVATLEAQHRKLLASGPRALSPMTLPAFLPNMAAGQLALELGATGPALQTSSACASGATAIITAALLLRAGVCDVAVAGGTDAMVTPLCASAFAKLGALSRREDGPGGASRPFDRDRDGFVLGEGCGVLVLERTAHATARTARPLAFLAGFGATGDAHHATAPHPEGAGLRAATALALAGAGHRPGEVDHINAHGTSTALNDAVEATAIRELYGTGLQVPSVTSAKGVLGHTMGAAGAIEAALTVLTVVRGTVPPTAGFTAPDAATAGIDLVHGAARPQRVRLALSHSLGFGGHNTVLAFTTV